From the genome of Epinephelus moara isolate mb unplaced genomic scaffold, YSFRI_EMoa_1.0 scaffold1864, whole genome shotgun sequence, one region includes:
- the LOC126387073 gene encoding LOW QUALITY PROTEIN: H(+)/Cl(-) exchange transporter 7-like (The sequence of the model RefSeq protein was modified relative to this genomic sequence to represent the inferred CDS: inserted 2 bases in 1 codon): MTNITKKVSWSSRAEESGAAGEGTPLLNGSEQPRHSRQLSGGGSIFQIGRLSTVDLEGEITSDEESLRGRPKEIPHNEKLLSLKFESLDYDNIENQLFLEGLDYDNIENQLFLEEERRMSHMGFRCLEISRWVVCGLIGFLTGLIACFIDIVVEQLAGIKYQVVKENIEKFTEVGGLSISLILWAVLNSAIVMLGAIIVAFFEPIAAGSGIPQIKCYLNGVKIPRVVRLKTLVVKVCGVICSVVGSLAVGKEGPMIHSGAVVAAGVSQGRSTSLKRDFKIFEYFRRDTEKRDFVSAGAAAGVSAAFGAPVGGVLFSLEEGASFWNQMLTWRIFFASMISTFTLNFFLSVYHNNTGDLSNPGLINFGRFESDSVAYNLYDIPLFIAMGAIGGLLGALFNVLNYWLTIFRIRYVHRPCLQVMEAMLVAAVTAAVSFTMIYFSNDCQPLGPEHTEEYKMQLFCADGEYNSMATAFFNTPERSVRSLFHNQPGTYNPLTLGLFTLTYFFLACWTYGLAVSAGVFIPSLLIGAAWGRLCGILLASITSTGSIWADPGKYALIGAAAQLGGIVRMTLSLTVIMVEATGNVTYGLPIMLVLMTAKIVGDYFVEGLYDIHIKLQSVPFLHWEAPATSHWLTAREVMSSPVTCLNRIEKVGTIVDTLSNTSTNHNGFPIVVQVTAGDEPAKLCGLILRSQLIVLLKHKVFVELARSRLTQRKLQLKDFRDAXPRFPPIQSIHVSQDERECMMDLTEFMNATPYTVPQETSLPHVFKLFRALGLRHLVVVDDENRVIGLVTRKDLARYHMGKHGLEELQLAQT, translated from the exons ATGACAAACATCACGAAGAAAGTGTCGTGGTCCAGCCGGGCCGAGGAGTCCGGGGCAGCCGGGGAGGGGACACCGCTGCTCAACGGGTCCGAGCAGCCCCGACACTCCAGACAGCTGTCTGGAGGAGGCAGTATATTTCAGATAGGCAGACTCAGCACGGTGGATTTGGAGGGGGAGATAACGTCAGATGAGGAGTCTCTTAGGGGGCGGCCGAAAGAGATCCCTCATAATGAGAAGCTTCTGTCACTTAAATTTGAGAGTCTGGACTATGATAACATTGAGAACCAGCTGTTTCTGGAGGGTCTGGACTATGATAACATTGAGAACCAGCTGTTTctggaggaggaaaggaggatgAGTCACATGGGTTTCCGCTGTCTGGAGATCAGTCGCTGGGTGGTCTGCGGTCTAATCGGCTTTCTGACCGGCCTCATCGCCTGTTTTATAGATATTGTGGTGGAGCAGCTAGCTGGAATCAAATACCAAGTGGTCAAAGAGAACATAGAGAAGTTTACAGAGGTGGGCGGCCTGTCAATCTCTCTCATACTCTGGGCGGTCCTCAACTCTGCCATTGTCATGCTGGGCGCCATCATAGTTGCATTTTTCGAGCCCATAGCAGCAGGAAGTGGCATTCCTCAGATAAAATGTTACCTAAATGGAGTCAAGATTCCCAGGGTGGTACGACTCAAGACACTGGTGGTGAAAGTGTGTGGTGTTATCTGTTCTGTGGTCGGCAGTCTTGCTGTCGGAAAGGAAGGACCCATGATTCACTCTGGTGCTGTTGTAGCTGCAGGGGTCTCACAGGGCAGGAGCACCTCTTTAAAGAGAGACTTCAAGATCTTTGAATACTTCCggagagacacagaaaagagGGACTTTGTGTCTGCTGGAGCCGCTGCCGGAGTCTCAGCTGCTTTTGGAGCACCAGTCGGTGGCGTTCTGTTCTCTCTGGAGGAGGGCGCTTCTTTCTGGAACCAGATGTTGACGTGGAGGATATTCTTTGCCTCCATGATCTCAACCTTCACCCTGAACTTCTTCCTCAGTGTCTACCACAACAATACAGGAGACCTTTCCAACCCCGGTCTCATCAACTTTGGGCGCTTTGAGAGCGATAGTGTGGCCTATAACCTCTATGACATTCCCTTGTTCATCGCTATGGGAGCTATAGGTGGATTGCTGGGAGCTCTGTTCAACGTTCTCAATTACTGGCTGACCATCTTCAGGATCAGGTATGTTCATCGCCCTTGTTTACAAGTGATGGAGGCCATGTTGGTTGCTGCAGTGACCGCGGCAGTATCATTCACCATGATCTACTTCTCCAATGACTGTCAGCCTCTGGGGCCAGAGCACACTGAGGAGTACAAAATGCAGTTGTTCTGTGCAGATGGGGAGTATAACTCCATGGCAACGGCCTTCTTCAACACTCCTGAGAGAAGTGTGCGCAGTCTCTTCCACAACCAGCCAGGAACCTACAACCCACTGACCCTGGGTTTGTTCACCTTGACTTATTTCTTCCTGGCGTGTTGGACGTACGGCCTGGCGGTGTCCGCTGGAGTCTTCATCCCATCTCTGCTAATAGGAGCAGCCTGGGGAAGACTGTGTGGGATACTGTTGGCCTCCATCACATCTACTGGCTCGATCTGGGCAGACCCTGGTAAATATGCCCTGATTGGAGCTGCAGCTCAGTTAGGTGGCATTGTGAGGATGACTCTCAGTTTGACTGTCATCATGGTGGAGGCTACAGGAAATGTCACATATGGTCTTCCCATCATGCTCGTCCTCATGACTGCCAAGATAGTGGGAGACTATTTTGTGGAGGGTCTGTATGATATCCACATCAAGCTGCAGAGTGTTCCCTTCCTGCACTGGGAGGCTCCTGCCACCTCCCACTGGTTGACCGCCAGAGAGGTAATGAGTTCTCCAGTCACCTGTTTGAACAGGATAGAGAAGGTGGGAACCATCGTGGACACCCTTAGCAACACGTCCACCAATCACAACGGCTTCCCAATCGTCGTGCAGGTCACTGCTGGTGATGAGCCAGCGAAGCTCTGCGGTCTCATCCTCCGCTCTCAGCTCATCGTTCTCCTCAAGCACAAGGTGTTTGTGGAGTTGGCCCGGTCCCGGCTGACGCAGAGGAAGCTCCAGCTGAAGGACTTCAGGGACGC TCCCCGCTTCCCCCCGATCCAGAGCATTCACGTCTCCCAGGACGAGAGGGAGTGTATGATGGACCTCACGGAGTTCATGAACGCAACGCCTTACACTGTACCACAGGAAACATCTCTGCCTCATGTGTTTAAGCTGTTCAGAGCGCTGGGACTCCGACACCTGGTCGTGGTGGATGATGAAAACAGGGTGATTGGACTTGTGACCAGAAAAGACCTGGCCAGATATCACATGGGCAAACATGGACTGGAGGAACTTCAGCTGGCCCAGACAtaa